One window of the Vicia villosa cultivar HV-30 ecotype Madison, WI unplaced genomic scaffold, Vvil1.0 ctg.001476F_1_1_1, whole genome shotgun sequence genome contains the following:
- the LOC131635389 gene encoding fatty acyl-CoA reductase 2, chloroplastic-like, protein MGILSISHSSTFLTKLLKLHENNVCRKTTTNVVVFCHQGGGGGGNVIKSSNLSSVITERTPLVSSTDHGATTLMDAGSLVLSQNADIVVKDMVSYGGTTSTPLIGLDEGIGIVKFLRGKKFFVTGATGFLAKVLIEKILRTEPDVGKMYLLIKAKNKEAAMERLQNEIINTELFRCLKQIHGKSYQSFMLSKLVPIVGDICENNLGLDDDFSHVIADEVDVIVNSAANTTFDERYDTAININTRGPCRLMAIAKKCKKLKLFLHVSTAYVNGQRQGRIMERPFSIGDCIAREKLISGVPPKYLPTLDIENEINLVLKNKGNIEDNELAQKMREMGLERARRFGWQDTYVFTKAMGEMMIDKLRDDIPVVVIRPSVIESTLSEPFPGWMEGNRMMDPIVLCYGKGQLSGFLVDPNGVLDVVPADMVVNSTLAAMAKHGTTRKRDINVYQIASSVVNPLVFQDLTRLLYEHYTTSPCIDSKGNPIQVPLMKLFSSSEEFSGHLWRDAIQKSGLTSMASSKGKMSQKLENICRKSVEQAKYLAKIYEPYTFYGGRFDNSNIQRLMEIMSEEEKREFGFDVKGIDWKDYITNIHIPGLRRYVMKGRGMSNQ, encoded by the exons ATGGGAATCCTGTCCATAAGTCATTCCTCAACTTTTCTCACTAAGCTCCTTAAACTGCATGAAAACAATGTTTGTAGAAAAACAACAACTAATGTTGTTGTTTTCTGTCAccaaggtggtggtggtggtgggaaTGTGATTAAGTCTTCTAATTTGTCTTCTGTTATAACTGAAAGAACACCGTTGGTTAGTAGCACGGATCATGGTGCAACAACATTAATGGATGCTGGGAGTTTGGTTTTGTCACAGAATGCAGATATTGTGGTTAAGGATATGGTTTCTTATGGTGGAACAACTTCAACTCCTTTGATTGGACTTGATGAAGGAATTGGCATTGTTAAGTTTCTTAGAGGGAAGAAGTTTTTTGTTACTGGTGCTACTGGATTTCTAGCCAAAG TACTTATTGAGAAGATTCTAAGGACAGAACCTGATGTGGGAAAAATGTATCTCTTGATCAAGGCAAAGAATAAGGAAGCTGCAATGGAGAGATTACAGAATGAA ATCATAAACACAgaacttttcagatgccttaaaCAAATCCATGGAAAATCATACCAGTCCTTTATGTTGAGCAAGCTGGTTCCAATTGTAGGAGACATTTGTGAAAATAATCTTGGACTTGATGATGATTTTTCTCATGTTATTGCTGATGAAGTTGATGTTATTGTCAATTCTGCAGCAAATACAACTTTTGATGAAAG ATATGATACTGCTATTAACATAAATACTCGAGGGCCGTGTCGCCTTATGGCGATCGCGAAAAAATGCAAGAAGCTTAAGCTCTTTCTTCATGTTTCAACAG CTTATGTGAATGGACAAAGGCAAGGTAGAATAATGGAAAGACCATTTAGCATTGGTGATTGCATTGCAAGAGAGAAACTTATATCTGGTGTTCCACCAAAATACCTTCCTACATTGGACATTGAAAATGAAATCAATCTTGTTTTAAAGAACAAAGGTAACATTGAAGACAATGAACTAGCTCAAAAGATGAGGGAGATGGGTCTAGAGAG AGCTAGAAGATTCGGATGGCAAGATACTTATGTGTTTACAAAGGCGATGGGAGAAATGATGATCGACAAACTGAGGGATGATATTCCGGTCGTTGTAATTAGACCAAGTGTTATTGAGAGCACTTTGAGTGAACCATTTCCTGGATGGATGGAAGGAAATAG GATGATGGATCCAATAGTTCTTTGCTATGGTAAAGGACAGTTATCAGGTTTCTTGGTTGATCCTAATGGAGTCCTTGATGTG GTTCCAGCTGACATGGTTGTTAATTCAACCTTAGCAGCAATGGCAAAACACGGAACAACCCGGAAACGAGATATCAATGTGTACCAAATAGCTTCATCTGTGGTTAACCCTTTAGTCTTCCAAGACCTTACAAGGCTTCTCTATGAACATTACACCACCTCACCATGCATTGACTCAAAGGGTAACCCAATTCAAGTTCCACTTATGAAGCTGTTTAGCTCCTCAGAAGAATTCTCTGGCCACctatggagagatgccattcagaAAAGTGGCCTTACATCTATGGCTTCCTCAAAGGGAAAGATGTCTCAAAAACTCGAAAACATCTGTAGAAAATCAGTTGAGCAAGCAAAGTACTTGGCCAAAATTTATGAACCATACACATTTTATGGTGGAAG GTTTGACAATAGTAATATACAAAGATTGATGGAAATCATGTCAGAAGAAGAAAAGAGAGAGTTTGGCTTTGATGTAAAGGGCATAGATTGGAAAGATTACATCACAAATATTCATATACCAGGTTTAAGGAGATATGTCATGAAGGGAAGAGGAATGAGCAATCAGTGA